In one Streptomyces sp. NBC_01241 genomic region, the following are encoded:
- a CDS encoding sensor histidine kinase yields MPSVPAPPTAPPKPTWEPKHQEPPYWLRPTIRIRLTLLYGGMFLIAGILLLSIIYMLAAEALHVGSELPFKIESGQVTSDVCNFSGITTTEAANAAMNTCVNHQRQQALDTLLNRSLLALVGLSVIAFAFGYAMAGRVLSPLGRITRTARRVAGTDLSRRIELDGPDDELKELADTFDEMLDRLERAFTAQQRFVGNASHELRTPLAINRTLLEVHLSDPQAPPELKQLGKTLLATNERSEQLVEGLLLLARSDNQIVERKPVDLAEVASRAIDQTRGEAEERGVEIRGERAPAVVQGNGVLLERIALNLVQNAVRYNVPEEGWVEVTTELQSGQALLVVSNTGPVVPAYEIDNLFEPFRRLRTERTGSDKGVGLGLSIARSVARAHGGRILAEPREGGGLVMRVSLPV; encoded by the coding sequence ATGCCCTCCGTCCCCGCGCCGCCGACGGCGCCTCCGAAGCCCACCTGGGAGCCCAAACATCAGGAGCCGCCCTACTGGCTGCGCCCGACCATCCGCATACGGCTCACGCTGCTGTACGGGGGCATGTTCCTGATCGCCGGCATCCTGCTCCTCTCGATCATCTACATGCTGGCCGCCGAGGCCCTCCATGTCGGCAGCGAGCTGCCCTTCAAGATCGAGAGCGGCCAGGTCACCAGTGATGTGTGCAACTTCAGCGGCATCACCACAACCGAAGCCGCCAACGCGGCCATGAACACCTGCGTCAACCACCAGCGCCAGCAGGCGCTGGACACCCTCCTCAACCGGTCGCTGCTGGCCCTGGTCGGCCTCAGCGTCATCGCCTTCGCCTTCGGCTACGCCATGGCGGGCCGGGTGCTCTCCCCGCTGGGCCGGATCACCCGCACCGCCCGCCGGGTGGCCGGAACCGATCTGTCCCGCCGGATCGAGCTGGACGGCCCGGACGACGAGCTGAAGGAGCTCGCCGACACCTTCGACGAGATGCTCGACCGCCTGGAGCGGGCCTTCACGGCCCAGCAGAGATTCGTCGGGAACGCGTCGCACGAACTGCGCACCCCGCTTGCCATCAACCGCACGCTCCTGGAGGTCCATCTCTCCGATCCCCAGGCCCCGCCGGAGCTGAAGCAACTGGGCAAGACCCTGCTGGCCACCAACGAGCGCAGCGAGCAGCTGGTCGAGGGCCTGCTGCTGCTCGCCCGCAGTGACAACCAGATCGTCGAGCGCAAACCCGTCGACCTCGCCGAGGTGGCCTCGCGCGCGATCGACCAGACGCGCGGCGAAGCCGAGGAGCGCGGCGTGGAAATCCGCGGCGAGCGGGCCCCCGCCGTCGTCCAGGGCAACGGCGTCCTGCTGGAGCGGATCGCGCTGAACCTCGTACAGAACGCCGTGCGCTACAACGTCCCGGAGGAGGGATGGGTGGAGGTCACCACCGAGCTGCAGTCCGGCCAGGCCCTGCTGGTGGTCTCGAACACGGGACCCGTGGTGCCCGCCTACGAGATCGACAACCTCTTCGAGCCCTTCAGACGGCTCCGTACGGAGCGGACGGGCAGCGACAAGGGGGTGGGGCTCGGTCTGTCGATCGCGCGGTCCGTGGCGCGCGCTCACGGCGGCCGTATCCTCGCGGAACCCCGCGAAGGGGGTGGTCTTGTGATGCGTGTCTCACTTCCGGTCTGA
- a CDS encoding response regulator transcription factor: MRVLVVEDEQLLADAVATGLRREAMAVDVVYDGAAALERIEVNDYDVVVLDRDLPLVHGDDVCRRIVELGMPTRVLMLTASGDVSDRVEGLELGADDYLPKPFAFSELTARVRALGRRTTVALPPVLERAGIKLDPNRREVFRGENEIQLAPKEFAVLEVLMRSEGAVVSAEQLLEKAWDENTDPFTNVVRVTVMTLRRKLGEPPVIVTVPGSGYRI; this comes from the coding sequence GTGCGCGTACTCGTCGTGGAGGACGAGCAACTGCTCGCCGATGCGGTGGCCACCGGATTGCGCCGTGAGGCCATGGCCGTCGATGTCGTGTACGACGGTGCCGCAGCCCTGGAGCGCATCGAGGTCAACGACTACGACGTCGTGGTGCTGGACCGGGACCTCCCCCTGGTGCACGGCGACGACGTCTGCCGGCGGATCGTCGAGCTGGGCATGCCTACCCGGGTGCTCATGCTCACCGCGTCCGGGGACGTCAGCGACCGGGTGGAGGGGCTGGAGCTCGGCGCCGACGACTATCTGCCCAAGCCGTTCGCCTTCAGCGAGCTCACCGCGCGGGTACGGGCGCTGGGCCGGCGGACGACGGTGGCGTTGCCGCCCGTCCTGGAGCGTGCCGGGATCAAGCTCGACCCCAACCGCCGCGAGGTCTTCCGGGGCGAGAACGAGATCCAGCTCGCGCCGAAGGAGTTCGCCGTGCTGGAGGTCCTGATGCGTAGCGAGGGCGCCGTCGTCTCGGCCGAGCAGTTGCTGGAGAAGGCCTGGGACGAGAACACCGACCCCTTCACCAATGTCGTGCGCGTGACCGTCATGACGCTGCGCCGCAAACTCGGCGAGCCGCCTGTGATCGTCACCGTGCCCGGCTCCGGCTACCGGATCTGA